The genomic stretch GTTTGGGCGAGAAGCCCGATGGGCATAATGACCAATGCGATGGCATGGAGAGTTTTCATGTTTCCAGCTCCTTGAACAGTTGCGAGGTCTGGCGCTTGAAAATACCGATTCCGGCGATGGCCGTGCCCAGCAGGGTGGACAGGATCCCCGGTGCCAGGCCCACGAGGAAACTGCCGGTGGTGACACGCGCCCGGTAGACGTTGGATATCATCAGGGACGAGTTGCGGGTGATGGAACCGAAATCGATGCCGTGAATCTGCATCAGGTAGGCCAATCCGACCCCGCACAGGGTGCCCAGTATGGATCCGGCCACGCCGATCATCAGTGACTCCATGACCAGGGTGAGGTACACGTGCCCTTTGTCTTCCCCGATGGCCAGGCGCACGCCGATTTCTCCGTACCGCCGCAGGCTGCCCATCAGGCCGGCGTTCCACAATACGAGGGACATGGCCACCAGGAAAATAAGGACAATAATGAAGCCCATGGCTTTCATCATGTGGAAATACATCTCCAGACCGCTTTCCTCGGGTAACGTGCCCATGCGCGGAGAGAACGGATCTTCCGATTTGCCGTACTCGCGGTTGAAGCCCGCGACCATGGCCGTGGCCCGCTCATCGTCATAGATGTCGTCCGGCAGGAATCCCAGGATCTCCCCCGCCGCGTCCTCCATGTCCAGGGCATAGCGGATGTCAAAGATGTCGGCGATCATGGCGCCCCTGTCCATGGGGGCGATACCGAAATGGACGGTTCCGGAGATGGTGAAGTTTGCCATGGCCATGCTGCCGAACATGGTGGAGCTGATCAGGGTGACCGTGTCTCCGGGATCCACTTCCAGTTTGCGTGCGAATGCATCACCCAAAAGGATTTCATTGCGTTTCGCGGGCATGGCTCCGCGAACCAGAGAGTCGCGGATGTTGAGCAACTTGTGTTCCGGGCTGGATTTCGCCCGCAGGTTGACGGCCATTCCCGTCACCGGGCCCTGGGCCCTGGTTTCACCCTGTTCGTCGGGCACGTCGATCAGGCCCCCGAAATGGATGCGTGGCACCCAGATCGTGTCGGGGTATGTCTCCCGCAAATCACCCATCAACCTGTCCACTCCCACGAGTGACAGGTCCAGGGGGGCCTGGTCCGCCTCCTGTGCGTAGGCCCGGGTCATGACACGCACATGGCCGGTCTGGAAATGGGCGGTGGTTGTGAGCATGTCCGACATAACGCCCTGAATGAAGGAGTAAAAGAAAACCGCCAGCACCACGCCGAGAAAAACCGTGAGTAGCGGAAACAGGGAACGCGAACGGTCCCGCAACAAGCCCTTCATTAAAAAGCGGATCATGGCCGTTTCCCCTTTAGTGCATCCGTGGGATTCAACTTGGCGATTTTTCGGGTGGGCAGGTAGCTGACTACGGTGGTCACAACAAGGACCAGCAGGGTCGTGCCCAGGATCAGGCCGGCGGTATAGGTCGGGAAGATGCGGTTGCCCATGGCGAAACCGAAGTTGTCCGTGGCTTCCGGCAGGCCGAAGCCATGCGTGGCCATATACAACAACAGGGGCAACCCGTACACCGCGGCGGCCAGTCCCGCCAGCACGGCGTACATGGCGCCCTCCAGGGTAAACAGGGCGATCACTTTTTGCCGGGTCATGCCCAGTGCCATGAGCGTCCCCATCTCTTTTCGGCGGCGGAATACCGACAACACCTGGGTGTTGAAGATGGCCAGCATGGCCAGCAGCAGCAACACAATGTAGAATACACTTCCTCCCAGGGACTTGGACATGAAAAGGGCCCGCAGATCCTTTAGGAGGAAATCCAGGTCCCTGTGTTTCCAGCCCGGCACGGACTCCTTGAATGGCGAGCCCCTGCGCAGCACCATGAAGGTGGCCTGCCCGGGCATGGTCGTCATGGCCCGCAGTTTTTCCAGGGGAATCCACAACTGCCCGAAGTCAATACCTGAAACATCAGTCTGCATTACTTCTGCGATGCGGATCTCGTCGGCATCGAAAGTTCCTCCGGCATCCCGCCAGCGCACGGTGACGTAGTCTCCCTTTACCAGGCCGGTGGTGCGTGCCATGCGATGGCCGATCAACGCCGGAATGCCGGTTTCATCGCCTGAAAGTACGTGGGTGGGGATGGTCAGTACGGACTGGTCCGGGGGAATACCTTTGAGAAGGGCGTTCTGAAAGCGCCCGTTGGGATAGATGGTGGCCGGTCGCACCAGGATGGGAACCGCGTCACCGGCGGCCACCTGATCCGCCAGCGCGGGGGGGACAACGGCGTGGGCGTCGTCCAGGGTCAGGGGGTCGTAGGGATCGTAGTCTTCCTGCCAGTAGTGACCACCGGCATACTGGGCATCCATGGTGGCTTTTTCCACCTGGCGGCTCATGCCGTTGTACAATCCCTGCAGGAAAATGATGGCCACGAAGGCGAAAGAGAGAGATATGACGTTGAGCCAGGTGCGCAGGCCGGCTCCCCAGACGTTGCGGAAAGCGAGTCGCGGAATGATCATGTCGTCCTCCCCGCTATGGCGCGGTCCTGGGCAACCCGGCCGTCGTTCAGGGTGATCTCGCGCTTCAGGTAACCCATGACTTTTTCGTCGTGGGTGGCGAAGATGAAGGTTATACCCAGATTTTCGTTCAAGTGCACCATGGTTCGCATGATGTGGTGGGAGTTTTTTGCATCCAGGTTGGCCGTGGGTTCGTCCGCCAGCACCAGCTCCGGCTTTTTAACCACCGCCCGGGCGATGGCCACGCGCTGGCTCTGGCCCCCGGAGAGTTGTCCGGGCCTGGAATCCGCCCGGTCCGCCAGGCCGACCCATTCCAGGGCGTCCATGACCAGTTTGCGTCGCCGTGAACCCGCAAGGTTCTGCAACAACAGGGGGAACTCCACGTTCTCAAAAACCGTGTACACGGGCAGCAGGTTGAAGGTCTGGAAGATAAACCCGATATGGCGGTTGCGCAGGGCGGCGGACTGCTTATGGGAAAGGGATTCCACCCGCCGCCCCAGGACCATCGCGTTGCCCGAGGTAGGAACGTCCAGAGAACCGATGATGTTGAGCAGCGTGGTTTTGCCGGATCCG from Candidatus Aminicenantes bacterium encodes the following:
- a CDS encoding ABC transporter ATP-binding protein, whose product is MNNNSNPIIIRTDHVRKTFPMGPTTLVALDDISLDFKRGGFAGLVGPSGSGKTTLLNIIGSLDVPTSGNAMVLGRRVESLSHKQSAALRNRHIGFIFQTFNLLPVYTVFENVEFPLLLQNLAGSRRRKLVMDALEWVGLADRADSRPGQLSGGQSQRVAIARAVVKKPELVLADEPTANLDAKNSHHIMRTMVHLNENLGITFIFATHDEKVMGYLKREITLNDGRVAQDRAIAGRTT
- a CDS encoding FtsX-like permease family protein; protein product: MIIPRLAFRNVWGAGLRTWLNVISLSFAFVAIIFLQGLYNGMSRQVEKATMDAQYAGGHYWQEDYDPYDPLTLDDAHAVVPPALADQVAAGDAVPILVRPATIYPNGRFQNALLKGIPPDQSVLTIPTHVLSGDETGIPALIGHRMARTTGLVKGDYVTVRWRDAGGTFDADEIRIAEVMQTDVSGIDFGQLWIPLEKLRAMTTMPGQATFMVLRRGSPFKESVPGWKHRDLDFLLKDLRALFMSKSLGGSVFYIVLLLLAMLAIFNTQVLSVFRRRKEMGTLMALGMTRQKVIALFTLEGAMYAVLAGLAAAVYGLPLLLYMATHGFGLPEATDNFGFAMGNRIFPTYTAGLILGTTLLVLVVTTVVSYLPTRKIAKLNPTDALKGKRP
- a CDS encoding ABC transporter permease, translated to MIRFLMKGLLRDRSRSLFPLLTVFLGVVLAVFFYSFIQGVMSDMLTTTAHFQTGHVRVMTRAYAQEADQAPLDLSLVGVDRLMGDLRETYPDTIWVPRIHFGGLIDVPDEQGETRAQGPVTGMAVNLRAKSSPEHKLLNIRDSLVRGAMPAKRNEILLGDAFARKLEVDPGDTVTLISSTMFGSMAMANFTISGTVHFGIAPMDRGAMIADIFDIRYALDMEDAAGEILGFLPDDIYDDERATAMVAGFNREYGKSEDPFSPRMGTLPEESGLEMYFHMMKAMGFIIVLIFLVAMSLVLWNAGLMGSLRRYGEIGVRLAIGEDKGHVYLTLVMESLMIGVAGSILGTLCGVGLAYLMQIHGIDFGSITRNSSLMISNVYRARVTTGSFLVGLAPGILSTLLGTAIAGIGIFKRQTSQLFKELET